Proteins encoded in a region of the Watersipora subatra chromosome 5, tzWatSuba1.1, whole genome shotgun sequence genome:
- the LOC137397109 gene encoding methionine-rich protein-like, which yields MPHSITGSISHSITGYMPHSITCSIPHSITGYMPHSITGSMPHSITGSILHSIAGSMPHSITGSMPHSITGSMSHSITGSMPHSITGSMSHSITGYMPHSITGSMLHSITGSMSHSITGSMPHSITGSMPHSITGSMPHSYMPHSITGSMPHSITGSMPHSITGYMPHSMEEKRSSITRMHKPIPTITAMTTSDIIMHVFIL from the exons atgccccatagcatcacaggctctatctcccacagcatcacaggctatatGCCCCATAGCATCACATGCTCTatcccccacagcatcacaggctatatgccccatagcatcacaggctctatgccccacagcatcacaggctccatccTCCACAGCATCGCAGGCTCTATGCctcacagcatcacaggttccatgccccacagcatcacaggttccatgtCCCACAgtatcacaggctccatgccccacagcatcacaggctccatgtcccacagcatcacaggctatatgccccacagcatcacaggctccatgctccacagcatcacaggttccatgtCCCACAgtatcacaggctccatgccccacagcatcacaggctccatgccccacagcatcacaggctccatgccccaca gctatatgccccacagcatcacaggctccatgccccacagcatcacaggttccatgccccacagcattaCAGGCTATATGCCCCATAGCATGGAAG AAAAGCGTAGCTCTATAACACGAATGCATAAGCCAATACCAACTATCACAGCGATgactactagtgatatcattATGCACGTATTTATCCTTTAG
- the LOC137397110 gene encoding uro-adherence factor A-like codes for MNQSLRSKGVLKNRAVLSKYEGFTFTSPKHYQKGPMQCTELGALESVESIESIESIESIESIESIESIESIESIESIESIESVESVESVESVESIESESVESSIESIESIESIESIESIESIESIESIESVESIESIESVESVESVESVESVESVESVESVESVESVESVESVESVESVESVESVESVESVESVESVESVESVSVESVESVESVESVESVESVESVESIESVESVESVESVESVESVESVESVESVESIESIESVESVESVESVESVESVESVESVESVESVESILS; via the exons ATGAATCAGTCGCTGAGATCTAAAGGTGTTTTGAAAAATAGGGCTGTCTTGAGCAAATATGAAGGATTTACATTCACGTCTCCCAAACACTATCAGAAAGGACCCATGCAATGCACAG AGTTGGGAGCTCTAGAGTCTGTAGAGTCTATAGAGTCTATAGAGTCTATAGAGTCTATAGAGTCTATAGAGTCTATAGAGTCTATAGAGTCTATAGAGTCTATAGAGTCTATAGAGTCTATAGAgtctgtagagtctgtagagtctgtagagtctgtagagtcTATAGAATCTGAgtctgtagagtct TCTATAGAGTCTATAGAGTCTATAGAGTCTATAGAGTCTATAGAGTCTATAGAGTCTATAGAGTCTATAGAGTCTATAGAGTCTGTAGAGTCTATAGAGTCTATAGAgtctgtagagtctgtagagtctgtagaATCTGTAGAAtctgtagagtctgtagagtctgtagagtctgtagagtctgtagagtctgtagagtctgtagagtctgtagagtctgtagagtctgtagagtctgtagagtctgtagagtctgtagagtctgtagagtctgtagagtctgtagagtctgtagagtctgta tctgtagagtctgtagagtctgtagagtctgtagagtctgtagagtctgtagagtctgtagagtctgtagagtcTATAGAAtctgtagagtctgtagagtctgtagagtctgtagagtctgtagagtctgtagagtctgtagagtctgtagagtctgtagagtcTATAGAGTCTATAGAATCTGTAGAGTCTGTAGAAtctgtagagtctgtagagtctgtagagtctgtagagtctgtagagtctgtagagtctgtggagtctgtagagtct ATTCTATCCTAA